One genomic region from Pseudoduganella dura encodes:
- a CDS encoding alpha/beta fold hydrolase: protein MLQLSKKQTAWAAAAAALAAAYVVVRSKTKQAEAENPPTGEFVTVDGVRLHYVRRGAGPAVVLLHGNGATSLDFELSGLIDMLAREHTVIAFDRPGFGYSDRPRSTVWTPPEQAALLGKALRQLHVDQAVVVGHSWGTLVALAMAMDNPGLVNGLVLMGGYYYPSPRLDVALMAGPAIPVLGDVIRFTISPLVSRLLWSGLVKKVFSPQPVAESFKRWPKWLSLRPSQLRASSAESVLMVPAAANLRDRYAEITMPVTIFTGTGDKIANPGHNAERLHRELLQSQLHSVQDAGHMLHYVAQDDIVRAVGDITHDRPHMDFQLTTHHAAPQVLH, encoded by the coding sequence ATGTTGCAACTAAGTAAAAAACAAACGGCGTGGGCGGCAGCGGCAGCTGCGCTGGCGGCCGCCTACGTCGTGGTACGAAGCAAGACGAAGCAGGCCGAGGCGGAAAATCCGCCCACCGGGGAATTCGTCACCGTCGATGGCGTGCGGCTCCATTACGTCCGGCGGGGAGCCGGTCCCGCCGTCGTACTACTCCACGGCAATGGCGCCACGTCGCTCGATTTCGAACTGTCCGGCCTGATCGACATGCTGGCGCGCGAGCATACGGTGATCGCCTTCGATCGCCCCGGCTTCGGCTACAGCGACCGCCCGCGCAGCACGGTGTGGACGCCGCCGGAGCAGGCCGCATTGCTGGGCAAGGCACTGCGGCAGTTGCATGTCGACCAGGCCGTGGTGGTGGGCCATTCCTGGGGCACGCTGGTAGCGCTGGCGATGGCCATGGACAACCCGGGCCTCGTAAACGGCCTCGTGCTGATGGGTGGCTATTACTACCCGAGTCCGCGGCTGGACGTGGCGCTGATGGCAGGCCCCGCCATCCCGGTGCTGGGCGACGTGATCCGTTTCACGATTTCACCGCTGGTCTCGCGTTTGCTGTGGTCGGGGCTGGTCAAGAAAGTGTTCAGTCCGCAGCCCGTCGCCGAGAGCTTCAAGCGCTGGCCGAAGTGGCTGTCGCTGCGGCCGTCGCAGTTGCGCGCTTCCAGCGCGGAATCGGTACTGATGGTACCTGCCGCCGCGAACCTGCGCGATCGCTATGCCGAGATCACGATGCCCGTCACGATCTTCACCGGCACCGGCGACAAGATCGCCAACCCCGGCCACAACGCCGAGCGGCTGCACCGCGAACTGCTGCAAAGCCAGTTGCACTCGGTGCAGGATGCCGGCCACATGCTGCATTACGTGGCGCAGGACGACATCGTGCGCGCCGTCGGCGACATCACCCACGACCGTCCGCATATGGACTTTCAGCTGACCACGCATCACGCCGCGCCGCAGGTGCTGCACTGA
- a CDS encoding Crp/Fnr family transcriptional regulator, with the protein MNDKVPSLNEALRGALWAQALTAEQMARVEATTFEVFVPKGGYVCRKGEVVDNWVGIVAGMVKMNNFSPSGKSVTFTGVPPGGWFGEGSLLKDERRKYDAMALRDSRIARMPAETFHWLLEGSLPFTRFLLMQLNERLGQFIGMVEHERLLDPDTRVARCLASLFNTHLYPGSERLVQISQEEVGLLSGASRQRANQALQVLEREGLLRVDYGGIRILDLEGLRRFDAHA; encoded by the coding sequence ATGAATGACAAGGTTCCCAGCCTGAACGAAGCATTGCGCGGCGCGCTGTGGGCGCAGGCATTGACGGCCGAACAGATGGCGCGAGTGGAGGCCACCACGTTCGAAGTATTCGTGCCGAAGGGCGGTTATGTCTGCCGCAAGGGAGAAGTCGTCGACAACTGGGTGGGCATCGTGGCCGGCATGGTCAAGATGAACAACTTCTCGCCATCCGGCAAGAGCGTGACCTTCACCGGCGTGCCGCCCGGCGGCTGGTTCGGCGAAGGGTCGCTGCTGAAGGACGAGCGGCGCAAGTACGATGCGATGGCGCTGCGCGACAGCCGTATCGCCCGCATGCCGGCCGAAACGTTCCACTGGCTGCTTGAAGGCAGCCTGCCGTTTACCCGTTTCCTGCTGATGCAGCTGAACGAACGGCTGGGCCAGTTCATCGGCATGGTCGAGCACGAACGTCTGCTCGACCCCGACACACGCGTGGCCCGCTGCCTCGCCTCCCTGTTCAATACCCACCTGTATCCCGGCAGCGAGCGGCTGGTGCAGATCTCGCAGGAAGAGGTGGGGCTGCTGTCCGGCGCGTCGCGCCAGCGTGCCAACCAGGCGCTGCAGGTGCTGGAGCGGGAAGGTTTGTTGCGCGTCGACTATGGCGGCATCCGGATTCTCGACCTGGAAGGGCTGCGGCGGTTCGACGCACATGCTTGA